Part of the Polyangiaceae bacterium genome, GCGAGCCGGCGAGCAACGCGCGGCCGCCGCCCCTGCCACGGGTGCTCTGGGAAAGGGCGACCTCGGCGCGGCCGGGCGCCACGCAGAGGCAGCGCTGTCCCGCGACCGAAAGAACTCGCAGGCCGCGCTCGTGCGCGCCATCACGCGCTACGAACGGGCGATGAAGCAGGCGTCCAAGGATCTGCGCACCGTGGTGATCGGCGGGGCGATGGCAGGCGGCCTGAATCAGCGCTACCTCACCAGCGCGCTCGCGGAGCTGGACGCAGCGCTCCGCACTGTCGAGGGCGACCTGGCGCTCGCGAGCCAGGATCCCGAGATCTCCCTGGAGCTCTGCCTGGCCTGCTGGGAGAAGGACTGGAACGGCAACGGACGCGTGGACTCGCGTGACCGTCTGCTCTTCCAGATCGAGCAGGACGCCTCGGGACGGCCCATCCCCGACGGCGACCCGCGGCGCAAGCCGACCTTCCGCTTCGACCTGGGCGACGTGTACTGGGCGCGGGCGTTCGTCGCCTTCCAGCGCGCGGCGATCGACGTGCTCTCCGCCTACGACTTCAGCGAGCTGGATCGACTGCTCGACGAGCGGGGCACGCGCCCGCAGCGGCTGCGCCTGCGCCTGGTTCACCCGGAGCGGATGCGGAGCGCGCGCGAGCACGTCCTTCGTGGGCTCGCCCACTCGGAGCAGAGCCGCAGAGCGTACCTGCGCGAGCGCGACGACGACCGCGAGTGGGTGCCGAGTCCGAGGCAGAAGAGCCACCCGCTGCCGCTGCCGGTGGACGGCGCCCTGTACGCGACCTGGGAAGGCGTGGTCGGCGACCTCGAGCGTTTGGTTCGGGGACAGGAGGGCCTCAGCGTCCGCGAGCTGGCCCAGCTCGGCGACCACCGCTGGGAGAACCCGCCCGGCGGCTTCATCGACGTGGGCGGCTCGTTCAGCGCGCCGCGGGACATCGTCATCGACCTCGACCTGCTCGAGCGTGCCGAACGAAAGCAGGACGTCGAGGCGGCGCTCGGGAGCCTGCTCGGCGCCAACTACCGTCGGCAGATGAAGCCGTCGCCCCTGCCCAGTCGGCTGTCGCGCATGAAGGGCGAAGTGGATCGCGGCGAAGAGTCCCTGGAGCGGAAGCTCCGCTACTTGTTCTGGATCAACTAATGGGGTCGGGATAGCGTTCCCGCCTCGAAGATGCACGCCGCCCGTCGTCGCTCGCGCCCCCGCGCAGAAGGTCGGGTCGCTCTCGTCCCGGAGGGGCTCAGCATCGGGGGCAAGACACTGCCGCTCCACGCCGCGGCCGTGCACTACTGGCGCCTCGACCCGCGCCACTGGCGCGCGACGCTCGACGCCACGAAGAGCCTGGGCTTCCGCTTCATCGACGTCTACGTGCCCTGGAGCGTCCACGAAGTAGGACCCGGCACCTTCGACTTCGGCAAGCTCGCCGACGAGCGGGACGTCGCGGCCTTCGTCGACCTGATCGCCGAGCTCGAGCTCTACTGCATCGTCCGCCCCGGACCGCACATCAACGCCGAGCTCACCGGTTTCGGGCTGCCGGAGCGCGTGATCTGGGACGCGGAGTGTCAGGCGCGCTCCCCCCACGGAAACCCGGTGGTGCTGCCGGTTCCGCCGCTGGCGTTCCCGGTTCCGAGCTACGCCAGCGAGACCTTCCACTCCGAGGTGGCGCGCTGGTTCGCCGCGGTCGGCGCCGAGCTCTCGGGGCACGTCTACCCGAACGGTCCCATCGTGCTCTGCCAGGTCGACAACGAGGGCGCGCTCTACTTTCGCGACGGCGTGTACGACCAGGACTGGCACCCGGACTCGCTGCGGAAGTACCGGCGGTTCCTCCAGGCACGCTACGAGAAGGTCGCGGCGCTGCGCCGCGCCCACCGCGACGAGCACGTGACCTTCGCGCGAGTCGAGCCGCCGAAGCGCTTCGACGCCAAGAGCGCCGACGAGCTCGCTCCGCACCTCGACTGGGCCGAGTGGCAAGAACAGATGCTCGCGGAGTCTTTCGCCCTGATGCGCGAACACCTGACGAAGGTGGGCCTGGGCAGCGTGCCGATCTCCCACAACCTGCCGGTGAGCGAGGGCGCGACGCCGCTCGATCCGGAGCGCATCGGCAAGGTCGTCGACCTGGTCGGGCTGGACTACTACCACGGCGCCTCCGCGCCGCAGCGCACCGAGATCGCGCGGCGCACCACGGATCTCTCCGAGCGCTCGGCGGCGCGCGGCCACTCTGCGTTCGCCTGCGAGCTCGGCGCGGGTTTCCCGCCCTTCTTCCCGCCGCTCACCGAGCGCGACAACGCCTTCGCGGTGCTGACCGCGCTGGCCTACGGGCTGCGCGGCTTCAACGCCTACATGCTGGTCGACCGCGATCGCTGGATCGGCGCGCCCATCGATCCGACCGGGAAGATCCGGCCGGCTGCGGAGCCCTGGCGCAAGCTGCTCGCCGCCCTCGAGCGCACGCGCTTCGCCGAGCTGCGCCGGGACGCGGCCGTGCACATCGTCGTGCCGCGCAGCTTCCGCCGCCTCACGCGGGTGTGTCACGCCTTCGGACCGCTGAGCGCAGCGTTGTTCCAGATCCTGGGCGGCGGCGCGCAGGAGGCGTGCTTCGAGGACGATCTCGGCCTCGGCGCGTCCGTCGCGATCGAGACGGAGCGCTTCACTCGCCAGCTCGAGCACGCGTTGGAAGATGCTCGCATCCCCTGGGCGATCGTGGGAGGAGATCTGCTCGAGCACTCGCTCGGGCGGGCCCGCTGGGTGGTGGTAGCGTGCACTGGCGGCCTCGAGCCAGAGCTCTGCCGCAAGCTGCGCCGCGCCTGGAAGCGAGGCGCAGCGCTCAGCATCGGCCCCTACCTGCCGCAACGCGACGCCGCTTTTCTTCCGATGGACGGGACCCTCGAGCCCCCGAAGGGATCACGTCCCGTTCCGCCCTGCGTCGGCCTGGGAGCGGAGAGCCTCCACGAACTTGTCGCGAGCATGAAGACCGCGCTCGAGCTGCCGGCGCTCGACGTCGCTCCGAGCGAGCTACAGGCGACCGTCCACGTCGATCGCGCGGGGACGCCGCGGGTACTCTTCGTGATCAACCCGAGCGAGTGGGCCGCCGAGGCGAGCGTCGGCGCAGAGGGCGCAAAATTCGCCGTCGACGCCTTGGATGGCACGCGCTTCGAGGCGAGCGCGGGCAGGCTGAAGCTGCCGATCAGCGGTCGCACCGCGCGCATGCTGGAGCTTGTCCGCGACGACTGAACGTTCGCCGCTTGGTTCTCCCGGGCAACGCGTGTAAGAGCGCGCGCGGCCATGATTCTGGAGATCAACCCCGAGCACCCCGAGCCCCGGAAGATCCGACGGGCCGTCGACGCGCTCGAGGCGGGAGAGGTCATCGCCTACCCGACGGACACCGTCTACGGGCTGGGCTGCGACCTGTTCAACAAGAAGGCGGTCGAGCGCCTGTACCAAATCAAGGGCATGCAGCGCGACCAGAAGCTGGCGTTCGTGTGTGCCGACATCAGCGACGCGGCGAAGTACGCCGTCATGCACGACAAGGTGTTCCGCACGCTGAAGCGCCATCTACCCGGACCGTACGTGTTCATCCTGGAGGCAACGCGCGAAGTCCCGAAGATCGTGCACATGCCGCGCAAGACCATCGGCGTCCGGATCCCGAACCACGCCGTGCCGCTCGCGCTGGTGCGCGAGCTCGGGCGGCCCATCATCTCGACCACTGCGGCGCGCCACGGCGCCGAAGGCAACCCCGACCCCCACGAGATCGACGTCGAGTTTCCGGGGCTCGCGCTGGTCCTGGACGCCGGTCCCGGCGGCATCGAAGCGACCAGCGTCGTGGACCTCACCGGCCAGGCCCCGGTCGTGGTTCGCGAGGGCGCCGGCGACGTGTCGGCGTTCCAAGACTGATCTCGGGCGCTGAATCTGCGCCAAGACAACAAAAGCTGGCCCAGTGCGCCCCGGTTTGGATTAAATTCGCCCCCGAATTCGTCGCGGGCCGCGCGCCCGCGCCAGAGACAGGAGCCGAGGATTCATGACGTTCGTCGTCACCGATAACTGCAAGGGGTGTCGTTTCACGGACTGCGTTGCGGTCTGCCCGGTGGACTGCTTCCACGGCGACGACGAGATGCTCTACATCGATCCGGATGAGTGCATCGACTGCGGCGCCTGCGTGCCGGAGTGCCCCGTCGAGGCCATCTACGACGAGACCCAGCTCCCGGACGATCAGAAGGCCTGGCAGCAGGTCAACGCGGACCGCGCCAAGGGCCTGCCCGTCGTCAACGAGAAGGGCAGCGCGCTGCCCGGCGCCGAAGACCGCAAGAAGGAGCTCGGGTTCTGAGACCCGAAGCCCTCACTTCTTTCCCAGCGTGATCGCGACGTCCGCGACCGACTGCATTCCCAGACGCTGATCGCCGCCGCCCGCTGGAATGAGCGCGGCGGCGAACGTCTGCTTGGACGTCCCAGTGCGCGCGAGCGGCTCGCCCTTGTGCAGCGTGAGCCTGGCTTCGGTCGTCGACTGGAACTGATCCAGCTCGGCGCCCGGCGGAAGGCCAGCGAACTCCAGCTTGGTCGAGACCGAGTAGCGCTTGGTGTTCACGCTGAAGGTGAGCTCTTCACCCGCGGCCTTCTCGAGCTTCACCAGACGGTATGAGACGACCTCGGCGCCACTGACCATGCCCCGGGTTGTCACCAACCAGTAGCCGCCGGGGCCCACCGCTTCCTTCGGAAAACCGATGGTCGTGGACTCCAGCGCCTCGGCGACCGCCCGCAAGATCATCTCCAGATCCGGCGCGGCGCCCTTGGCCAGCTCGAGCGAGAAGTCGGTGCCGACCCCGCTGACCACGCGGAAGTGGATACTGCTGCCCTTGATCTTGGCGAGCTGAGCCGCGAGCTCCTTGCCCTGCGGACCGGCCGTGTCGGCGGTGAGCTTCACCTCCGTGACCTTGGCGCTGAGCGGCGCTCCGTCCTCAGCGGGCGCCACCACCGGCGCGGGCGCCGCACCCGGCGCGGCGGCCGCGGGCGCCTTGGGCTTGGGCGCTTCCAGGTTCACCGAGATGGTCATGCCCGGCAGCTGCGCGCGGCCAAGGCGCAGCGTGACGTCGAAGCTCCCGCTCTGCTTCCAGCCCGCTGGAACGTCGCCGGCCAGCACCGCGCGCGGTTCGCTACCCGCCTCACCCAGCACGATCTTCGGCGGTTCGCCGCGCTTCAGCTGCGTGTCGGCCTTGCCGTCCTCGAACACTCCTCGTTCCGGGGGCCCGTCCTCTGCCGCGGCGCTCGCGTCACCCTTCCCCGCCTTGGTGCCCGCTGCGGCGACCGCCTCGGCCAGCTTCGGATCGACGGCGGTCGTCGTTGCGCGCCC contains:
- a CDS encoding beta-galactosidase, which gives rise to MHAARRRSRPRAEGRVALVPEGLSIGGKTLPLHAAAVHYWRLDPRHWRATLDATKSLGFRFIDVYVPWSVHEVGPGTFDFGKLADERDVAAFVDLIAELELYCIVRPGPHINAELTGFGLPERVIWDAECQARSPHGNPVVLPVPPLAFPVPSYASETFHSEVARWFAAVGAELSGHVYPNGPIVLCQVDNEGALYFRDGVYDQDWHPDSLRKYRRFLQARYEKVAALRRAHRDEHVTFARVEPPKRFDAKSADELAPHLDWAEWQEQMLAESFALMREHLTKVGLGSVPISHNLPVSEGATPLDPERIGKVVDLVGLDYYHGASAPQRTEIARRTTDLSERSAARGHSAFACELGAGFPPFFPPLTERDNAFAVLTALAYGLRGFNAYMLVDRDRWIGAPIDPTGKIRPAAEPWRKLLAALERTRFAELRRDAAVHIVVPRSFRRLTRVCHAFGPLSAALFQILGGGAQEACFEDDLGLGASVAIETERFTRQLEHALEDARIPWAIVGGDLLEHSLGRARWVVVACTGGLEPELCRKLRRAWKRGAALSIGPYLPQRDAAFLPMDGTLEPPKGSRPVPPCVGLGAESLHELVASMKTALELPALDVAPSELQATVHVDRAGTPRVLFVINPSEWAAEASVGAEGAKFAVDALDGTRFEASAGRLKLPISGRTARMLELVRDD
- a CDS encoding threonylcarbamoyl-AMP synthase, with product MILEINPEHPEPRKIRRAVDALEAGEVIAYPTDTVYGLGCDLFNKKAVERLYQIKGMQRDQKLAFVCADISDAAKYAVMHDKVFRTLKRHLPGPYVFILEATREVPKIVHMPRKTIGVRIPNHAVPLALVRELGRPIISTTAARHGAEGNPDPHEIDVEFPGLALVLDAGPGGIEATSVVDLTGQAPVVVREGAGDVSAFQD
- a CDS encoding ferredoxin family protein, coding for MTFVVTDNCKGCRFTDCVAVCPVDCFHGDDEMLYIDPDECIDCGACVPECPVEAIYDETQLPDDQKAWQQVNADRAKGLPVVNEKGSALPGAEDRKKELGF